One region of Anaeromyxobacter paludicola genomic DNA includes:
- the accC gene encoding acetyl-CoA carboxylase biotin carboxylase subunit has protein sequence MFKKVLIANRGEIALRVIRACRELGMETVAVHSTADADSLHVRFADEAVCIGPPASKDSYLNVRALLSAAEMTGADAIHPGYGFLSENAEFAEMCEKVGLKFIGPRPEMLRLMGNKVAARAAMEKAGLPLLPGARGVLQDSTEAEKIAKEIGYPVILKAAAGGGGRGMKIVREGQDVRKAFETASNEALAAFGNGDMYLERYVEEPRHIELQIVADEHGNVIHLGERECSVQRRHQKIIEEAPSPAVTPALRKEMGEVAIAAMKKVAYNNVGTIEFLMDEKGRYYFMEMNTRIQVEHPVTEQVYGLDLLRLQLRLAAGEKLDRTQDEVVPRFHAIECRVNAEDPVSFAPSPGLITGYHQPGGYGVRVDTMAFEHYKVQPFYDSLVAKLICWGDSREVALSRMQRALDEYVVEGIKTNIPFHKRILQHGSFRAGKYDTRLVEQVLATAHAEKAPAPKAGQG, from the coding sequence ATGTTCAAGAAAGTCCTCATCGCCAACCGGGGCGAGATCGCCCTGCGCGTCATCCGTGCCTGCCGCGAGCTCGGCATGGAGACGGTGGCCGTCCACTCCACCGCCGACGCCGACTCGCTCCACGTGCGCTTCGCCGACGAGGCCGTCTGCATCGGCCCGCCGGCGTCGAAGGACAGCTACCTCAACGTCCGCGCGCTGCTCTCCGCCGCCGAGATGACCGGCGCGGACGCCATCCACCCCGGCTACGGCTTCCTCTCCGAGAACGCCGAGTTCGCCGAGATGTGCGAGAAGGTCGGCCTCAAGTTCATCGGGCCCCGGCCGGAGATGCTGCGGCTCATGGGCAACAAGGTGGCCGCCCGCGCGGCCATGGAGAAGGCCGGCCTGCCCCTGCTCCCCGGCGCCCGGGGCGTGCTCCAGGACTCCACCGAGGCCGAGAAGATCGCGAAGGAGATCGGCTACCCGGTGATCCTCAAGGCGGCCGCCGGCGGCGGCGGCCGCGGGATGAAGATCGTCCGCGAGGGCCAGGACGTCCGCAAGGCGTTCGAGACCGCCTCCAACGAGGCGCTGGCCGCCTTCGGCAACGGCGACATGTACCTCGAGCGGTACGTCGAGGAGCCCCGCCACATCGAGCTGCAGATCGTCGCCGACGAGCACGGCAACGTGATCCACCTCGGCGAGCGCGAGTGCTCGGTCCAGCGCCGGCACCAGAAGATCATCGAGGAGGCGCCGAGCCCCGCGGTGACGCCCGCGCTGCGCAAGGAGATGGGCGAGGTGGCGATCGCCGCCATGAAGAAGGTGGCCTACAACAACGTGGGGACCATCGAGTTCCTCATGGACGAGAAGGGCCGCTACTACTTCATGGAGATGAACACCCGCATCCAGGTGGAGCACCCGGTCACCGAGCAGGTGTACGGCCTCGACCTGCTGCGGCTGCAGCTCCGGCTCGCGGCGGGCGAGAAGCTCGACCGGACGCAGGACGAGGTGGTGCCGCGGTTCCACGCCATCGAGTGCCGCGTCAACGCCGAGGACCCGGTGAGCTTCGCCCCGTCCCCGGGGCTCATCACCGGCTACCACCAGCCGGGCGGCTACGGCGTCCGCGTGGACACCATGGCGTTCGAGCACTACAAGGTGCAGCCCTTCTACGACTCGCTCGTGGCCAAGCTCATCTGCTGGGGCGATTCGCGCGAGGTGGCCCTGTCGCGCATGCAGCGCGCGCTCGACGAGTACGTGGTCGAGGGCATCAAGACCAACATCCCCTTCCACAAGCGGATCCTGCAGCACGGCAGCTTCCGCGCCGGCAAGTACGACACCCGGCTGGTGGAGCAGGTCCTCGCCACCGCGCACGCCGAGAAGGCGCCTGCTCCCAAGGCAGGTCAGGGCTGA
- the accB gene encoding acetyl-CoA carboxylase biotin carboxyl carrier protein, with product MARRVERVQQAEQEKPVVEAGPFTLSDVKQLVEALEGTDVTSFVWSRSGDKVVIRRGEKPATVAVAYPSPAAAVAPLAPLPPVSAPAAAAAAPAAAPAPAPKAESKPGVIVTSPFVGTFYRAPSPESPPFVDVGAVVKKGQVLCIVEAMKLMNEIEAEVPGKIAEILVENATPVEFGEPLFRIEPA from the coding sequence ATGGCGAGACGAGTCGAGCGGGTGCAGCAGGCGGAGCAGGAGAAGCCGGTCGTGGAGGCGGGGCCGTTCACGCTCTCCGACGTGAAGCAGCTCGTCGAGGCCCTCGAGGGCACCGACGTGACGAGCTTCGTGTGGAGCCGGAGCGGCGACAAGGTGGTCATCCGCCGCGGCGAGAAGCCCGCGACCGTCGCCGTGGCCTACCCGTCGCCCGCGGCCGCCGTGGCGCCGCTCGCGCCGCTGCCGCCCGTGTCCGCGCCGGCGGCCGCGGCCGCCGCGCCGGCCGCCGCCCCCGCCCCGGCCCCCAAGGCCGAGAGCAAGCCGGGCGTCATCGTGACCTCGCCGTTCGTCGGGACCTTCTACCGGGCGCCCTCGCCCGAGTCGCCGCCGTTCGTGGACGTGGGCGCCGTGGTCAAGAAGGGCCAGGTGCTCTGCATCGTCGAGGCGATGAAGCTCATGAACGAGATCGAGGCCGAGGTCCCGGGCAAGATCGCCGAGATCCTGGTCGAGAACGCCACCCCGGTGGAGTTCGGCGAGCCGCTCTTCCGCATCGAGCCGGCGTAG
- the efp gene encoding elongation factor P produces the protein MADTLDTSAFRRGLKIEIDGEPWEIVEFQHVKPGKGSAFVRTRIKNLLTGRTIDKTFKSGDVVGKPDVEEKEMQFLYKEGDHYNFMDNKTFEQTFLSVEQMGDAAKFIKDNTTTHIMFFNGKAIGVTLPNSMDLKVVKCDPGVRGDTVSGATKPATLETGYVVNVPLFINEGEILRIDTRTGEYLTRVAG, from the coding sequence ATGGCCGATACCCTGGACACCTCGGCGTTCCGCCGCGGGCTCAAGATCGAGATCGACGGCGAGCCCTGGGAGATCGTGGAGTTCCAGCACGTCAAGCCGGGCAAGGGCTCGGCCTTCGTGCGCACCCGCATCAAGAACCTGCTGACCGGCCGCACCATCGACAAGACGTTCAAGTCCGGCGACGTGGTGGGCAAGCCCGACGTGGAGGAGAAGGAGATGCAGTTCCTCTACAAGGAGGGCGACCACTACAACTTCATGGACAACAAGACGTTCGAGCAGACGTTCCTGTCCGTGGAGCAGATGGGCGACGCGGCCAAGTTCATCAAGGACAACACCACCACCCACATCATGTTCTTCAACGGGAAGGCCATCGGGGTGACGCTGCCCAACTCGATGGACCTCAAGGTGGTGAAGTGCGATCCGGGCGTCCGGGGCGACACCGTCTCCGGCGCCACCAAGCCCGCCACCCTCGAGACCGGCTACGTCGTCAACGTGCCGCTCTTCATCAACGAGGGCGAGATCCTGCGCATCGACACGCGCACCGGCGAGTACCTCACCCGCGTGGCCGGCTAG
- a CDS encoding roadblock/LC7 domain-containing protein: MSFREHLQGLCKNVDGAVGCALMATDGIEVETHLEEEGGQPDLRSLLIEYATLFRGAAEASRTHGAGEVSELSIATDQMLTVARMVSPEYFMVVALRPDGNFGKARYLLRLLAPKLRTEL; this comes from the coding sequence ATGAGCTTCCGCGAGCACCTGCAGGGCCTCTGCAAGAACGTCGACGGCGCGGTCGGTTGCGCCCTCATGGCCACCGACGGCATCGAGGTGGAGACCCACCTCGAGGAGGAGGGCGGGCAGCCCGACCTCCGCTCGCTGCTCATCGAGTACGCCACGCTGTTCCGGGGCGCCGCCGAGGCGTCGCGGACGCACGGGGCGGGCGAGGTCTCGGAGCTGTCCATCGCCACCGACCAGATGCTCACGGTGGCTCGGATGGTCTCCCCCGAGTACTTCATGGTCGTTGCCCTCCGCCCGGACGGGAACTTCGGCAAGGCGCGCTACCTGTTGAGGCTGCTCGCCCCCAAGCTGAGAACCGAGCTGTAG
- the pilQ gene encoding type IV pilus secretin PilQ has product MKTTTIRLAGLTFLALAAGSARAASAPNAIRAIDVAERGGAVEIDIRGTRAPSYTVFKLQDPPRLVLDLAGADVSQLASPIQVGKDGVLAISTAQYKDDKSSVGRVVVALEPGARYEVGPRGDAVAVKVTRGAAQAAAPAPAPAPVAVATAPAAPADNVVSRRADEAPVSRAATAVTGVRVSPDRVSLAVDGDVGRIEVIELANPPRLALDLFGVSRAPRAAVPGAGPFRQVRFGRDQGKVRVVLDAAAGLPSFQLKRVPGAVVVALGEAAPAVAQPAAPARAAAPALVARAAPEPAAAPAPSAAAPVAPVSMRVHAEAAAAAAEPSAAPHRKDDYAGRRITLDFHDIDIRNLLRLIADVSKKNIVVADDVTGKVTVSLRNVPWDQALDLVLRTKGLDKEELGNVIRVAKYEQIAKERQARLDAIKSQAPLLPLKVRLIPVNFTRANEVSARVKDLLSERGTVSTDDRTNVLIVKDVAENLEKAEKLVRNLDTEIPQVLIESRIVEASSNFSRAVGVQWGGNASFSPATGNSTGLSFPNTVGATGASGGGPTTGTASAPNYAVNLPAAIGQGSGGGIGLVFGSASGAFNLNLRLSALESTGVVKTISAPKIATIDNKEATIGQGLSIPFSQTSAAGVNTTFIEAKLELKVTPHVSADGSILLKIKATNNSPNSSLTGANGQPSISKREAETEVLVKDGDTTVIGGIYTRSTARHESDVPWLSKIPVLGFFFRGRSESDDHTELLIFITPRILNRQPLAQNAVAGG; this is encoded by the coding sequence ATGAAGACCACGACCATCCGCCTCGCGGGCCTGACGTTCCTGGCGCTCGCCGCGGGCAGCGCCCGCGCCGCAAGCGCCCCGAATGCCATCCGCGCGATCGACGTGGCCGAGCGGGGCGGCGCGGTGGAGATCGACATCCGCGGCACGCGGGCGCCGAGCTACACCGTGTTCAAGCTGCAGGACCCGCCGCGGCTCGTGCTCGACCTCGCCGGCGCCGACGTGTCGCAGCTCGCCTCGCCCATCCAGGTGGGCAAGGACGGCGTCCTCGCCATCAGCACCGCCCAGTACAAGGACGACAAGAGCAGCGTGGGCCGGGTGGTGGTCGCGCTCGAGCCGGGCGCCCGCTACGAGGTCGGCCCGCGGGGCGACGCGGTCGCGGTCAAGGTGACCCGCGGCGCCGCCCAGGCCGCCGCCCCGGCCCCCGCGCCCGCTCCGGTGGCGGTCGCCACCGCCCCGGCCGCGCCGGCCGACAACGTCGTCTCCCGCCGCGCCGACGAGGCGCCGGTCTCGCGCGCCGCCACCGCCGTCACCGGCGTGCGGGTGAGCCCCGACCGCGTCTCCCTCGCCGTGGACGGCGACGTGGGCCGGATCGAGGTGATCGAGCTCGCCAACCCGCCGCGCCTCGCGCTCGACCTCTTCGGCGTGAGCCGCGCCCCGCGCGCCGCCGTCCCGGGCGCCGGCCCGTTCCGCCAGGTCCGCTTCGGCCGCGACCAGGGCAAGGTGCGGGTGGTGCTCGACGCCGCCGCCGGCCTGCCGAGCTTCCAGCTGAAGCGGGTCCCGGGCGCGGTCGTCGTCGCGCTCGGCGAGGCCGCCCCGGCCGTGGCCCAGCCCGCCGCGCCCGCCCGCGCCGCTGCGCCGGCGCTGGTGGCCCGCGCCGCGCCCGAGCCGGCCGCGGCCCCCGCGCCGTCCGCCGCCGCGCCGGTCGCCCCGGTCTCGATGCGCGTCCACGCCGAGGCCGCCGCCGCGGCCGCCGAGCCGTCCGCCGCGCCGCACCGCAAGGACGACTACGCCGGCCGCCGCATCACCCTCGACTTCCACGACATCGACATCCGCAACCTGCTGCGGCTCATCGCCGACGTCTCGAAGAAGAACATCGTGGTGGCCGACGACGTGACCGGCAAGGTCACCGTCTCGCTGCGCAACGTGCCCTGGGACCAGGCCCTCGACCTCGTGCTCCGCACCAAGGGGCTCGACAAGGAGGAGCTCGGCAACGTCATCCGCGTCGCCAAGTACGAGCAGATCGCGAAGGAGCGCCAGGCGCGGCTCGACGCCATCAAGTCGCAGGCGCCGCTGCTCCCGCTCAAGGTCCGGCTCATCCCGGTCAACTTCACCCGCGCCAACGAGGTCTCGGCGCGCGTGAAGGACCTGCTCTCCGAGCGCGGCACCGTCTCCACCGACGACCGCACCAACGTCCTCATCGTGAAGGACGTGGCGGAGAACCTCGAGAAGGCCGAGAAGCTGGTGCGGAACCTCGACACCGAGATCCCGCAGGTGCTCATCGAGAGCCGCATCGTCGAGGCCTCCTCCAACTTCAGCCGCGCGGTGGGCGTGCAGTGGGGCGGCAACGCCAGCTTCAGCCCGGCCACCGGCAACTCCACCGGCCTCTCCTTCCCGAACACCGTCGGCGCGACCGGCGCCTCGGGCGGCGGCCCCACCACCGGTACCGCGAGCGCGCCGAACTACGCGGTGAACCTGCCGGCGGCCATCGGCCAGGGCTCGGGCGGCGGCATCGGCCTCGTGTTCGGCTCGGCCAGCGGCGCCTTCAACCTGAACCTCCGCCTCTCGGCCCTCGAGAGCACGGGCGTCGTGAAGACCATCTCGGCGCCGAAGATCGCCACCATCGACAACAAGGAGGCGACCATCGGGCAGGGGCTCAGCATCCCCTTCTCGCAGACCTCCGCGGCCGGCGTGAACACCACCTTCATCGAGGCCAAGCTCGAGCTGAAGGTCACGCCGCACGTCTCCGCCGACGGCTCGATCCTCCTCAAGATCAAGGCCACCAACAACTCGCCCAACTCGTCGCTGACCGGCGCCAACGGCCAGCCGTCGATCTCCAAGCGCGAGGCCGAGACCGAGGTGCTCGTCAAGGACGGCGACACCACCGTCATCGGCGGCATCTACACCCGGTCCACGGCCCGGCACGAGTCGGACGTGCCCTGGCTCAGCAAGATCCCGGTGCTCGGCTTCTTCTTCCGCGGCCGGTCCGAGTCGGACGATCACACCGAGCTCCTCATCTTCATCACGCCGCGCATCCTGAACCGGCAGCCGCTGGCGCAGAACGCCGTCGCCGGCGGGTAA
- a CDS encoding pilus assembly protein PilP produces MRPQARMALLCAVALVAGCKEQKKAPAAKPAAPAQAAPAAAAAQAPAAAQPAAAQWSYSGAGKRDPFRSFLSELETTHAAGSARCTTPLGRYELEQLKLVAVVTGLADPVAMLETPGGVGYSVRPGMCIGKNGGTVAAVRSGELVVSEWTVRADGTRDKSQTVLRLPKEASLNLEEQVP; encoded by the coding sequence ATGAGGCCCCAGGCTCGGATGGCGCTCCTCTGCGCCGTGGCGCTCGTCGCCGGGTGCAAGGAGCAGAAGAAGGCCCCGGCGGCGAAGCCGGCCGCCCCGGCGCAGGCCGCCCCGGCGGCCGCGGCGGCGCAGGCCCCCGCCGCCGCGCAGCCCGCGGCGGCCCAGTGGTCCTACTCCGGCGCCGGCAAGCGCGACCCCTTCCGCAGCTTCCTCTCGGAGCTCGAGACCACGCACGCCGCCGGCTCGGCCCGCTGCACCACGCCGCTCGGCCGCTACGAGCTCGAGCAGCTCAAGCTCGTCGCGGTGGTCACCGGCCTCGCCGACCCCGTCGCCATGCTCGAGACCCCCGGCGGCGTCGGCTACAGCGTCCGGCCGGGCATGTGCATCGGCAAGAACGGCGGCACGGTGGCCGCGGTGCGCTCGGGCGAGCTGGTGGTCTCGGAGTGGACCGTCCGCGCCGACGGCACCCGCGACAAGTCCCAGACCGTCCTGCGGCTGCCCAAGGAAGCTTCGCTGAACCTCGAGGAGCAGGTGCCATGA
- the pilO gene encoding type IV pilus inner membrane component PilO encodes MAIDTKFLERVVKAPLAAKLGVAAGVAVLLTAANYFAIGVPAFGDSITETEAKIRKVEGEQKKLDADLIEKTAIANNLNQFRREKELLEQKLAEALAELPDQKNLDELLQLFQDRAVKAGLEIGTIEPQAEQSSGFYARIPVPMTASGNYHEIATFFDALGRLRRIVNISDIVLADPKVVNGKVTVNARFLVTTFMFTEKKSGPAVARSGK; translated from the coding sequence ATGGCCATCGACACCAAGTTCCTGGAGCGCGTCGTCAAGGCCCCCCTGGCGGCCAAGCTGGGCGTGGCGGCCGGCGTGGCGGTGCTGCTCACCGCCGCCAACTACTTCGCCATCGGCGTGCCGGCCTTCGGCGACAGCATCACCGAGACCGAGGCCAAGATCCGGAAGGTGGAGGGCGAGCAGAAGAAGCTCGACGCCGACCTGATCGAGAAGACGGCGATCGCCAACAACCTGAACCAGTTCCGGCGCGAGAAGGAGCTGCTCGAGCAGAAGCTGGCCGAGGCGCTCGCCGAGCTCCCCGACCAGAAGAACCTCGACGAGCTCCTGCAGCTCTTCCAGGACCGCGCGGTCAAGGCCGGCCTCGAGATCGGCACCATCGAGCCGCAGGCCGAGCAGTCGAGCGGCTTCTACGCGCGCATCCCGGTGCCGATGACCGCCAGCGGCAACTACCACGAGATCGCCACCTTCTTCGACGCCCTGGGCCGGCTGCGCCGGATCGTGAACATCAGCGACATCGTGCTCGCCGATCCCAAGGTCGTGAACGGCAAGGTGACGGTCAACGCCAGGTTCCTGGTGACCACCTTCATGTTCACCGAGAAGAAGAGCGGCCCGGCGGTGGCGAGGAGCGGGAAATGA
- a CDS encoding PilN domain-containing protein, whose product MVRINLLAVRVSKKKEAGKQQLALAAAVLVVALAGNYAWDHARSADLAARQSKLAHTKAEIAQLEKIIGEVKNIKAEQAALKEKLDVLDKLKQGRTGPVKLLDELATLTPKRLWFKKIEEKGGAMVFDGSAATIDDVSALMSALKQSRFFTKVELKKTTARTEGRYKLVDFTLDTACTYTPAAAPGVPAASSGAAAAAAPVAR is encoded by the coding sequence ATGGTCCGGATCAACCTGCTCGCGGTTCGGGTCTCGAAGAAGAAGGAGGCCGGCAAGCAGCAGCTGGCCCTCGCGGCCGCGGTGCTGGTGGTGGCCCTCGCCGGCAACTACGCCTGGGACCACGCCCGCTCCGCCGATCTCGCCGCCCGCCAGTCGAAGCTCGCCCACACCAAGGCCGAGATCGCGCAGCTCGAGAAGATCATCGGCGAGGTGAAGAACATCAAGGCCGAGCAGGCGGCGCTCAAGGAGAAGCTCGACGTCCTCGACAAGCTGAAGCAGGGGCGCACCGGCCCGGTGAAGCTGCTCGACGAGCTCGCCACCCTCACGCCGAAGCGGCTCTGGTTCAAGAAGATCGAGGAGAAGGGCGGGGCGATGGTGTTCGACGGCAGCGCCGCCACCATCGACGACGTCTCGGCGCTCATGAGCGCCCTCAAGCAGTCCCGCTTCTTCACCAAGGTGGAGCTGAAGAAGACCACGGCCCGCACCGAGGGGCGCTACAAGCTCGTGGACTTCACGCTCGACACGGCCTGCACCTACACGCCCGCGGCGGCGCCCGGGGTCCCCGCCGCCTCCTCCGGTGCCGCGGCCGCCGCGGCCCCCGTCGCCCGGTAA
- the pilM gene encoding type IV pilus assembly protein PilM, with the protein MGKTKLAVGLDIGSSSVKLVQLKPRKGGYTLTAFGSAPLPPEAIVDGALMNSSAIVEAIQQVMNEQHVRAKNVAIGVRGHSVIIKKISLPRMSQEEVDESIQWEAEQYIPFDVKDVNIDTQILSDQGDAAGQMDVLLVAAKKDMINDYTAVCAEAGLTVSVVDVDAFAVQNAFEANYELPPKDTVVLINVGASVTNINILSGGTTTFTRDVTMGGNAFTEEIQKQLNISYEEAEALKVGGQGEMDAVVPQEVERVIQGVADQLGSEIQRSLDFFASTAPDSRIARVYLSGGAARIAALFKTIEQRAAVPVEILNPFKNIDIDNRQFDPNVMMGVAPSAAVAVGLALRGPGDK; encoded by the coding sequence ATGGGGAAGACCAAGCTGGCCGTGGGTCTCGACATCGGCTCCAGCAGCGTCAAGCTGGTGCAGCTGAAGCCGCGGAAGGGCGGGTACACGCTGACCGCCTTCGGCTCCGCGCCGCTGCCGCCCGAGGCCATCGTCGACGGCGCGCTGATGAACTCCTCGGCGATCGTCGAGGCCATCCAGCAGGTGATGAACGAGCAGCACGTCCGCGCCAAGAACGTCGCCATCGGCGTCCGCGGCCACTCGGTCATCATCAAGAAGATCTCCCTCCCGCGCATGTCGCAGGAGGAGGTGGACGAGTCCATCCAGTGGGAGGCGGAGCAGTACATCCCCTTCGACGTGAAGGACGTGAACATCGACACCCAGATCCTCTCGGATCAGGGCGACGCCGCCGGGCAGATGGACGTCCTCCTCGTCGCCGCCAAGAAGGACATGATCAACGACTACACCGCCGTCTGCGCCGAGGCCGGCCTCACGGTGTCGGTCGTGGACGTGGACGCCTTCGCGGTGCAGAACGCCTTCGAGGCCAACTACGAGCTGCCGCCGAAGGACACGGTGGTGCTCATCAACGTCGGCGCCTCGGTCACCAACATCAACATCCTCTCCGGCGGGACCACCACCTTCACCCGCGACGTCACCATGGGCGGCAACGCCTTCACGGAGGAGATCCAGAAGCAGCTCAACATCTCCTACGAGGAGGCCGAGGCGCTGAAGGTGGGCGGCCAGGGGGAGATGGACGCCGTGGTCCCGCAGGAGGTCGAGCGGGTCATCCAGGGCGTGGCCGACCAGCTCGGCAGCGAGATCCAGCGCTCCCTCGACTTCTTCGCCTCCACCGCGCCCGACAGCCGCATCGCCCGCGTCTACCTGTCCGGCGGGGCGGCCCGCATCGCCGCCCTCTTCAAGACCATCGAGCAGCGCGCCGCAGTGCCCGTCGAGATCCTGAACCCCTTCAAGAACATCGACATCGACAACCGCCAGTTCGACCCCAACGTGATGATGGGCGTCGCGCCGAGCGCTGCGGTGGCGGTGGGCCTGGCCCTGCGCGGCCCCGGGGACAAGTAG
- a CDS encoding sigma-54-dependent transcriptional regulator — MALRDVLIADDEESMRHLLSVFLTDQGYQVRAVANGEEALKELAARDYDVVLSDVRMPRMDGLALLGEVQRLHPELTFIVMSAYGSHDAAIQAMKAGAYDYVSKPFRPDEVLLVLKKAEERERLWRENRRLRSELAQGYRLDRIVGGSEAMAEVLRQVRKVAPLKTTVLLTGESGTGKELVARALHELSPRASLPFVAVNCGAIPAELVESELFGHVKGAFTDASRNKKGLVAEADGGTLFLDEIGELPQGLQVKLLRFLQEGEVRRVGDVRSEPVDVRVVAATARDLGRAVEQGQFREDLFYRLNVIGVRLPPLRERPGDIDELARHFLARYARLRPEAPVAGFAPEALEAIRAWRWPGNVRELEHAVERAVVLCEGGLIREEDLPERLREAPRSPAALPPADGAEELSVKKATLALEERLIRRALERTGGNRTRAAELLDLSYRALLYKIKEYGIDA, encoded by the coding sequence GTGGCCCTGCGCGACGTCCTCATCGCCGACGACGAAGAGTCGATGCGGCACCTCCTCTCGGTCTTCCTCACCGACCAGGGCTACCAGGTGCGCGCCGTGGCCAACGGCGAGGAGGCGCTGAAGGAGCTCGCCGCCCGCGACTACGACGTGGTCCTCTCCGACGTCCGCATGCCGCGCATGGACGGGCTGGCGCTGCTCGGGGAGGTGCAGCGGCTCCACCCGGAGCTGACGTTCATCGTCATGAGCGCCTACGGCTCGCACGACGCCGCCATCCAGGCCATGAAGGCCGGCGCCTACGACTACGTCTCGAAGCCCTTCCGGCCGGACGAGGTGCTGCTGGTCCTCAAGAAGGCCGAGGAGCGCGAGCGGCTCTGGCGCGAGAACCGGCGGCTCCGGAGCGAGCTCGCCCAGGGCTACCGGCTCGACCGGATCGTGGGCGGCTCGGAGGCCATGGCCGAGGTGCTGCGCCAGGTGCGCAAGGTGGCGCCGCTCAAGACGACGGTGCTCCTCACCGGCGAGTCGGGCACCGGCAAGGAGCTGGTGGCCCGGGCGCTCCACGAGCTCTCGCCGCGGGCGAGCCTGCCCTTCGTGGCGGTGAACTGCGGCGCCATCCCCGCCGAGCTGGTCGAGTCGGAGCTCTTCGGCCACGTGAAGGGCGCCTTCACCGACGCCTCCCGCAACAAGAAGGGGCTGGTGGCGGAGGCCGACGGCGGCACGCTCTTCCTCGACGAGATCGGCGAGCTGCCGCAGGGGCTCCAGGTGAAGCTCCTCCGGTTCCTCCAGGAGGGCGAGGTCCGGCGCGTCGGCGACGTCCGCTCCGAGCCGGTGGACGTCCGCGTGGTGGCGGCCACGGCGCGCGACCTCGGCCGCGCGGTGGAGCAGGGGCAGTTCCGCGAGGACCTCTTCTACCGGCTCAACGTGATCGGCGTGCGGCTGCCGCCGCTGCGCGAGCGCCCCGGGGACATCGACGAGCTGGCGCGCCACTTCCTCGCCCGCTACGCGCGGCTGCGCCCCGAGGCGCCGGTGGCCGGCTTCGCCCCCGAGGCCCTGGAGGCGATCCGCGCCTGGCGCTGGCCCGGCAACGTCCGCGAGCTCGAGCACGCCGTCGAGCGCGCGGTCGTGCTCTGCGAGGGCGGCCTGATCCGCGAGGAGGACCTGCCGGAGCGGCTGCGCGAGGCGCCCCGCTCCCCGGCCGCGCTCCCGCCGGCCGACGGGGCCGAGGAGCTCTCGGTCAAGAAGGCCACGCTCGCGCTCGAGGAGCGGCTGATCCGGCGGGCGCTCGAGCGCACCGGCGGCAACCGCACCCGCGCCGCCGAGCTGCTCGACCTCTCGTACCGGGCGCTCCTCTACAAGATCAAGGAGTACGGGATCGACGCCTGA
- a CDS encoding sensor histidine kinase: MPTRGARPLLALQLVALAAVGPTVLLAAGLPLLSTRALGPAAFTALALGAGIATLAAGSLLLSRAVARPVDRLLAAAERLGDLPGAPGLPLLGEPGGHGLSRAAVAFERLAAALAEERAQLAAKVAELTAANRSLEEARESLLRSERLATVGRLAAGLAHEVGNPLGAVTGYVELARTRLPPGADPELAGALDRIAAAAERIDRTVRELLDFARPSAPLLVPVPLAPAVDSALRLARVQSRFKEVEVTVDLPPGLPPVRADPHQLSQVLLNLLLNAGDAMQGRGALRIEGRLGPDGTVALALADAGPGIPPQDLERIFDPFFTTKEPGRGTGLGLAISHRIMEGFGGAISAGNGPGGGARFVLRFAC; the protein is encoded by the coding sequence ATGCCGACCCGCGGCGCGCGCCCCCTGCTCGCCCTGCAGCTCGTGGCCCTCGCCGCGGTCGGGCCCACGGTGCTCCTCGCGGCCGGGCTCCCGCTCCTCTCGACCCGGGCGCTCGGTCCGGCCGCCTTCACCGCGCTCGCGCTCGGCGCCGGGATCGCCACGCTCGCCGCGGGCTCGCTCCTGCTCTCGCGCGCCGTGGCCCGCCCGGTGGACCGGCTCCTCGCCGCCGCCGAGCGGCTCGGCGATCTCCCCGGCGCCCCGGGGCTGCCGCTCCTGGGCGAGCCGGGCGGCCACGGCCTCTCGCGCGCCGCGGTGGCCTTCGAGCGGCTCGCCGCCGCGCTCGCCGAGGAGCGGGCGCAGCTCGCCGCCAAGGTGGCGGAGCTGACCGCCGCCAACCGCTCGCTCGAGGAGGCGCGCGAGTCGCTCCTCCGCTCGGAGCGGCTCGCCACCGTCGGCCGGCTCGCCGCCGGGCTGGCCCACGAGGTCGGGAACCCGCTCGGCGCGGTCACCGGCTACGTCGAGCTCGCCCGCACGCGGCTGCCGCCCGGCGCCGACCCGGAGCTCGCGGGCGCCCTCGACCGGATCGCCGCGGCGGCGGAGCGGATCGACCGGACCGTCCGCGAGCTCCTCGACTTCGCCCGGCCCTCGGCGCCGCTGCTCGTCCCGGTGCCGCTCGCGCCGGCGGTGGACTCGGCCCTGCGGCTCGCCCGCGTGCAGTCCCGCTTCAAGGAGGTCGAGGTGACCGTCGATCTCCCGCCCGGCCTGCCGCCGGTCCGCGCCGATCCGCACCAGCTCTCGCAGGTGCTCCTCAACCTCCTCCTCAACGCCGGCGACGCGATGCAGGGGCGCGGCGCGCTCCGGATCGAGGGGCGCCTCGGGCCGGACGGCACGGTCGCGCTCGCCCTCGCCGACGCCGGGCCGGGCATCCCGCCGCAGGACCTGGAGCGGATCTTCGACCCCTTCTTCACCACCAAGGAGCCGGGGCGGGGGACCGGGCTGGGGCTCGCCATCAGCCACCGCATCATGGAGGGCTTCGGCGGCGCCATCTCGGCCGGCAACGGGCCGGGCGGCGGGGCGCGCTTCGTGCTCCGCTTCGCGTGCTAG